One Camelina sativa cultivar DH55 chromosome 3, Cs, whole genome shotgun sequence genomic window carries:
- the LOC104768621 gene encoding putative pentatricopeptide repeat-containing protein At1g10330 isoform X1, which yields MRDTSTVIKLIPFFVDCLSFSPNCMRYSSFSGFSLSLEDALYLLQRFFNSSNQIKQIHTVLFTSNALVASRWKTKCVYNTLIRSYLTTGQSKTSLALFTHMLASQVRPINLTFPSLIKAACSSFSVSYGVALHGQTLKRGVLWDPFVQTSFVRFYGEVCDLKSSRKMFDGIVDPCVVAFNSLLDACGRNGEMDFAFELFQSMPVTDVVSWTTVINGFSKNGLHAKAVMLFGEMIQNNERAVVTPNEATLVSVLSSCANLDRGGFHLGKQIHGYVMGREIILTTTLGTALLDMYGKAGDLEMALTIFDQICDKKVCAWNAIISALASNGRPKKALHMFEMMKSMNVLPNGITLLAVLTACARSRLVDLGIQLFSSICSEYKIIPTSEHYGCIVDLIGRAGLLVDAANFINNLPSKPDASVLGALLGACKIHENAELGNKVGKQLIGLQPQHCGQYVALSTLNALDSNWLEAEQMRKAMTGAGIRKIPAYSVLS from the exons ATGCGAGATACGAGCACCGTAATCAAACTTATTCCTTT cTTTGTAGATTGCTTGAGCTTTTCTCCAAATTGCATGCGTTATTCTTCTTTCTCGGGTTTCAGTTTGTCTCTTGAAGACGCACTTTATCTTCTCCAACGTTTCTTCAACTCCTCAAACCAGATTAAGCAGATTCACACCGTCCTTTTTACCAGCAACGCATTGGTCGCTTCGAGATGGAAGACGAAATGCGTCTACAACACTCTCATTCGGTCTTATCTCACTACAGGACAATCCAAAACCTCTCTTGCTCTCTTCACCCACATGCTTGCAAGCCAAGTCCGACCAATCAACCTCACTTTCCCTTCTCTGATAAAAGCAGCGTGttcatctttctctgtttcttatgGTGTTGCCTTACATGGCCAAACTCTTAAACGGGGTGTTCTATGGGACCCTTTTGTTCAGACTTCTTTTGTTCGATTCTATGGTGAAGTCTGTGATTTAAAGAGCTCGAGGAAGATGTTTGATGGTATTGTAGACCCTTGTGTTGTAGCTTTTAACAGTTTGCTTGACGCTTGTGGAAGAAACGGAGAGATGGATTTTGCTTTCGAGTTATTTCAGAGTATGCCTGTAACTGATGTAGTTTCTTGGACTACTGTTATTAATGGGTTTAGTAAGAACGGGTTACACGCCAAAGCTGTTATGCTTTTTGGTGAGATGATACAGAATAATGAGCGTGCGGTAGTAACTCCGAATGAGGCTACTTTGGTTAGTGTGCTTTCTTCTTGTGCTAATTTGGATCGAGGAGGTTTTCATTTGGGGAAGCAGATTCATGGATATGTTATGGGCAGAGAGATCATCCTCACTACCACTTTGGGTACTGCTTTGCTCGATATGTATGGAAAAGCcggtgacttggagatggcaTTGACCATTTTCGATCAAATTTGTGATAAAAAAGTTTGTGCGTGGAATGCGATAATATCAGCTCTTGCCTCCAATGGTAGACCTAAGAAAGCGCTACATATGTTTGAGATGATGAAATCGATGAACGTGCTTCCAAATGGGATTACTTTACTTGCAGTACTCACGGCCTGTGCTCGATCTCGACTTGTGGACTTAGGTATCCAGTTGTTCTCTTCCATATGTAGCGAGTACAAGATCATTCCAACATCAGAGCATTACGGTTGCATTGTTGATCTCATAGGTAGAGCTGGACTATTGGTTGACGCGGCCAATTTCATTAATAATTTGCCATCCAAGCCTGATGCTTCTGTTCTCGGAGCTCTTTTGGGAGCCTGCAAGATTCATGAGAATGCTGAGTTAGGAAATAAAGTAGGTAAACAGCTTATCGGACTGCAACCTCAACACTGTGGCCAGTATGTGGCATTGTCTACGTTAAATGCTTTGGATAGCAATTGGTTAGAAGCAGAACAGATGAGGAAAGCCATGACAGGAGCTGGAATTCGGAAAATCCCTGCTTACAGTGTGCTCTCTTAA
- the LOC104768621 gene encoding putative pentatricopeptide repeat-containing protein At1g10330 isoform X2 has translation MRYSSFSGFSLSLEDALYLLQRFFNSSNQIKQIHTVLFTSNALVASRWKTKCVYNTLIRSYLTTGQSKTSLALFTHMLASQVRPINLTFPSLIKAACSSFSVSYGVALHGQTLKRGVLWDPFVQTSFVRFYGEVCDLKSSRKMFDGIVDPCVVAFNSLLDACGRNGEMDFAFELFQSMPVTDVVSWTTVINGFSKNGLHAKAVMLFGEMIQNNERAVVTPNEATLVSVLSSCANLDRGGFHLGKQIHGYVMGREIILTTTLGTALLDMYGKAGDLEMALTIFDQICDKKVCAWNAIISALASNGRPKKALHMFEMMKSMNVLPNGITLLAVLTACARSRLVDLGIQLFSSICSEYKIIPTSEHYGCIVDLIGRAGLLVDAANFINNLPSKPDASVLGALLGACKIHENAELGNKVGKQLIGLQPQHCGQYVALSTLNALDSNWLEAEQMRKAMTGAGIRKIPAYSVLS, from the coding sequence ATGCGTTATTCTTCTTTCTCGGGTTTCAGTTTGTCTCTTGAAGACGCACTTTATCTTCTCCAACGTTTCTTCAACTCCTCAAACCAGATTAAGCAGATTCACACCGTCCTTTTTACCAGCAACGCATTGGTCGCTTCGAGATGGAAGACGAAATGCGTCTACAACACTCTCATTCGGTCTTATCTCACTACAGGACAATCCAAAACCTCTCTTGCTCTCTTCACCCACATGCTTGCAAGCCAAGTCCGACCAATCAACCTCACTTTCCCTTCTCTGATAAAAGCAGCGTGttcatctttctctgtttcttatgGTGTTGCCTTACATGGCCAAACTCTTAAACGGGGTGTTCTATGGGACCCTTTTGTTCAGACTTCTTTTGTTCGATTCTATGGTGAAGTCTGTGATTTAAAGAGCTCGAGGAAGATGTTTGATGGTATTGTAGACCCTTGTGTTGTAGCTTTTAACAGTTTGCTTGACGCTTGTGGAAGAAACGGAGAGATGGATTTTGCTTTCGAGTTATTTCAGAGTATGCCTGTAACTGATGTAGTTTCTTGGACTACTGTTATTAATGGGTTTAGTAAGAACGGGTTACACGCCAAAGCTGTTATGCTTTTTGGTGAGATGATACAGAATAATGAGCGTGCGGTAGTAACTCCGAATGAGGCTACTTTGGTTAGTGTGCTTTCTTCTTGTGCTAATTTGGATCGAGGAGGTTTTCATTTGGGGAAGCAGATTCATGGATATGTTATGGGCAGAGAGATCATCCTCACTACCACTTTGGGTACTGCTTTGCTCGATATGTATGGAAAAGCcggtgacttggagatggcaTTGACCATTTTCGATCAAATTTGTGATAAAAAAGTTTGTGCGTGGAATGCGATAATATCAGCTCTTGCCTCCAATGGTAGACCTAAGAAAGCGCTACATATGTTTGAGATGATGAAATCGATGAACGTGCTTCCAAATGGGATTACTTTACTTGCAGTACTCACGGCCTGTGCTCGATCTCGACTTGTGGACTTAGGTATCCAGTTGTTCTCTTCCATATGTAGCGAGTACAAGATCATTCCAACATCAGAGCATTACGGTTGCATTGTTGATCTCATAGGTAGAGCTGGACTATTGGTTGACGCGGCCAATTTCATTAATAATTTGCCATCCAAGCCTGATGCTTCTGTTCTCGGAGCTCTTTTGGGAGCCTGCAAGATTCATGAGAATGCTGAGTTAGGAAATAAAGTAGGTAAACAGCTTATCGGACTGCAACCTCAACACTGTGGCCAGTATGTGGCATTGTCTACGTTAAATGCTTTGGATAGCAATTGGTTAGAAGCAGAACAGATGAGGAAAGCCATGACAGGAGCTGGAATTCGGAAAATCCCTGCTTACAGTGTGCTCTCTTAA